The Brassica oleracea var. oleracea cultivar TO1000 chromosome C6, BOL, whole genome shotgun sequence genomic interval TTCAACACTTTAACACATATCTTCTTCTCCTTGGTTTAAACCCCTCAAGTTACAAGAAGGGGAGAGAGTTTTTAGAGAGAGAAGGTACAAGGTAACGATTGTGTTGATCTTTTTTTCTCCTCAATCCTTGATAAGTAACCCCTCTTTCTTTTATAAGTCTCTAATCGATTTGTGTTTCTTCTCAGTTCATATCATTGCAGGATCATATATATCGTACTGATTTAAGTTTTGATTCCAAAGAGGAGAAGAAAATGAATTCAAACAATTGGCTTGCCTTTCCTCTATCACCAACTCACTCTTCTTTGCCTCCTCACATCCACTCTTCACAAACCTCTCATTTCAACCTGGGCCTGGTCAACGACAATATGGACAACCCTTTTCAAAACCAAGGTATACATACGTAAATGCACATTTTGTTTCTATATATATGTTCATGTTCATGTAAATGTGAAATTCTTTTATTTTTCGAAATATATGTAAATCATGTATTTATAGTAATTATTCGGATGTAACTAGTTGCACATGTTAAATCTTCGCTTTTTTAATTTTTTTTTCTTTCGTAAATATGGTGCTTTCTCAGAATGGAATATGACCAATCCACACGGTGGAGGCGGTGAAGGAGGAGGGGTTCCAAAAGTGGCTGATTTTTTAGGAGTTGGCAAATCAGAGATTCATCAAGCCGACCACAACCTCGTACCTTGCAACGACATTCATCAAACCAATGACTCAGATTACTACTTCCAAACCAACAGCTTGTTACCTACCGTTGTCACTTGTGCCTCTAACACTCCTAATAACTATGAGCTTCAAGAGAGTGCTCACAATTTACAATCTCTCACTCTTTCCATGGGAAGTACTAGAGCTGCTGCCGCTGCCGCTGCCGCCACCGTTAAAACCTCACCGGATGATATTAGCACTGATAATAGTAGTAGCACTACTAACACAGGTGGAGGAGCCATCGTTGAAGCTACACCGAGAAGGACCTTGGAAACTTTTGGACAACGAACTTCTATCTATCGTGGCGTTACAAGGTCTTTATGAGATCAACTCTTAAAGCCGTCTGATTTTTCTTTTGAGTTTAGTAAATAAATGAGTTTATAAATATTTTGTATTTTTATCTTGGGTGTTATAGACATAGATGGACCGGTAGATACGAAGCTCATCTCTGGGATAATAGTTGTCGAAGAGAAGGACAATCAAGGAAAGGAAGACAAGGTAAGTATACTTGATTAATTACTTAATGAGGCTCCTCTTTTGGTCTCATCTAAGTAGATATTATATTTTAGACTACGTAATGCTAATTATTCTCCTCATCATTCTTATGTTTTTGATGCTTGAACCTTGGGACTTCTTCGAAATCTCTACAGTTTACTTAGGTGAGTATACTTATATTACTCTTATTTTTTGGCTCTCGATTATACTTTGATTTATAAAACAGAACACTGTTTTGTTTAAGCGGGTTATAACTTATAACTAAATTCAGGTGGGTATGACAAAGAAGAGAAAGCAGCAAGAGCATATGATTTAGCTGCACTTAAATACTGGGGCCCCTCTACTACAACCAACTTTCCTGTAAGCTATTTTAAATTCTCATCGATATATTTCCGTATGATTCTAATCGTTAATTATAATGGTTGAGACTATTGTTATTTCCAACTCTTTTACTTATTTTAGGTTACTAACTACGAAAAGGAAGTTGAGGAGATGAAACACATGACGAGACAAGAGTCTGTGGCTGCTATTAGAAGGTTGGCTTAACTTCATTCTTTAATGTCTATGTTGCATAGTTTTAATACAATATACATATATATACATATATATGGTAGTGTTCTAATCAAAGAACTTTCGTCATCCATTGCAGGAAAAGTAGTGGATTCTCGCGTGGTGCATCGATGTATCGCGGAGTAACAAGGCATCATCAACATGGAAGATGGCAAGCTAGGATCGGCCGAGTTGCCGGAAACAAAGATCTCTACTTGGGAACTTTCAGTGAGTATATACTATTTTAATATATAAATATAT includes:
- the LOC106299414 gene encoding AP2-like ethylene-responsive transcription factor PLT2, which translates into the protein MNSNNWLAFPLSPTHSSLPPHIHSSQTSHFNLGLVNDNMDNPFQNQEWNMTNPHGGGGEGGGVPKVADFLGVGKSEIHQADHNLVPCNDIHQTNDSDYYFQTNSLLPTVVTCASNTPNNYELQESAHNLQSLTLSMGSTRAAAAAAAATVKTSPDDISTDNSSSTTNTGGGAIVEATPRRTLETFGQRTSIYRGVTRHRWTGRYEAHLWDNSCRREGQSRKGRQVYLGGYDKEEKAARAYDLAALKYWGPSTTTNFPVTNYEKEVEEMKHMTRQESVAAIRRKSSGFSRGASMYRGVTRHHQHGRWQARIGRVAGNKDLYLGTFSTEEEAAEAYDIAAIKFRGLNAVTNFEINRYDVKAILESNTLPIGGGAAKRLKEAQALESSRKREEMIALSSNLQQYGAPSSSRLPYPLSIQQPFEHLHQHQPLLTLQNNNDISQYDSYSYIQTQLHLHQQQTNDYLQSFSHSSQLYNAYLQSNPGMLQGFVSDDNNNNTSGFLGNNGIGIGSTSTVGSSAGDEFSTVKVDYDMPPSGGATGYGGWTTGESVQGSNPGGVYTMWNE